The proteins below are encoded in one region of Qipengyuania sp. HL-TH1:
- a CDS encoding NAD(P)/FAD-dependent oxidoreductase, whose amino-acid sequence MDVDDCIIVGAGPAGLTAAIYLARYHLSIRMFDCGTSRASWIPTSHNHAGFPEGINGNDLLERMRDQAARYGALREPKRVTDLKREDRHFVVCCEEEEFRARTVLLATGVVNNRPEGIDEQFHAEAMQRGLIRYCPVCDGYEVTDQRVAVIGTGDHGTAEAQFVRTYTSDLTLVSPDGDHDLSAQCSRALDEAGIARIAGPCGGYAIENGRIAFDTAEGRKTFDTVYPALGSVVRSGLAVRCGAEVTDGDCIIVDDHLETSVPGLFAAGDVVLGLDQISHAMGQAGVAATTIRNHLAAERPLRR is encoded by the coding sequence ATGGATGTCGACGATTGCATCATCGTGGGTGCGGGGCCCGCCGGGCTGACCGCCGCGATCTATCTGGCGCGCTACCACCTCTCGATCCGCATGTTCGACTGCGGAACCAGCCGCGCAAGCTGGATCCCGACCAGCCACAACCATGCAGGCTTTCCCGAGGGCATCAACGGCAATGACCTGCTCGAGCGGATGCGCGACCAGGCCGCCCGATACGGCGCACTGCGCGAGCCGAAGCGGGTCACCGACCTCAAGCGCGAAGACCGCCACTTCGTGGTCTGCTGCGAGGAGGAGGAATTCCGCGCGCGCACGGTCCTGCTCGCCACCGGCGTGGTCAACAACCGGCCCGAGGGAATCGACGAGCAGTTCCACGCCGAAGCGATGCAGCGCGGGCTGATCCGCTATTGCCCGGTGTGCGACGGCTATGAAGTCACCGACCAGCGCGTCGCGGTGATCGGCACCGGCGATCATGGCACGGCGGAGGCGCAGTTCGTCCGCACCTATACCAGCGATCTGACGCTGGTTTCGCCGGATGGCGACCACGATCTATCGGCGCAGTGTTCGCGCGCGCTCGACGAGGCGGGGATCGCGCGGATTGCCGGCCCCTGCGGCGGCTATGCGATCGAGAACGGGCGCATTGCCTTCGATACCGCCGAAGGGCGCAAGACCTTCGACACGGTCTATCCCGCGCTTGGCTCGGTGGTTCGCTCAGGCCTGGCGGTGAGATGCGGCGCGGAAGTGACCGACGGCGACTGCATCATTGTCGACGACCATCTCGAAACCAGCGTGCCGGGGCTGTTCGCTGCGGGGGACGTGGTGCTCGGGCTCGACCAGATCAGCCATGCGATGGGCCAGGCGGGTGTCGCGGCGACCACGATCCGCAACCATCTCGCGGCGGAACGGCCGCTCAGGCGCTAG
- the rimM gene encoding ribosome maturation factor RimM (Essential for efficient processing of 16S rRNA): MSDKPVTLAAVTGAHGVTGEVRLKLFGEGVDALKPHKRFDAGETGGTLTLVKIRSDNKGGAIARFTEVADRTSAERLRGTALSVSREALPALEEGEFYFSDLLGLAVVSDKGEPVGQVCAVENYGATDIVEIEQVDGKKFMVPLTEQAVLGWTAETLTIADDFWER; the protein is encoded by the coding sequence ATGTCGGACAAACCCGTCACGCTTGCCGCCGTCACCGGTGCGCATGGGGTGACGGGCGAGGTCCGGCTGAAGCTGTTCGGCGAGGGGGTGGATGCCCTCAAGCCGCACAAGCGCTTCGATGCGGGTGAGACCGGGGGCACGCTGACCCTCGTGAAGATCCGCAGCGACAACAAGGGCGGTGCCATCGCACGCTTTACCGAGGTTGCGGATCGCACCTCGGCGGAGCGCTTGCGGGGCACCGCCCTGTCCGTCTCGCGCGAGGCACTGCCCGCGCTGGAAGAGGGCGAATTCTATTTCTCCGACCTGCTCGGGCTTGCGGTGGTCAGCGACAAGGGCGAGCCGGTCGGACAGGTCTGCGCGGTCGAGAATTACGGCGCCACCGACATCGTCGAGATCGAACAGGTCGACGGCAAGAAATTCATGGTCCCGCTGACCGAGCAGGCCGTCCTGGGATGGACCGCCGAGACCCTGACCATCGCCGACGATTTCTGGGAGCGGTAA
- the rpsP gene encoding 30S ribosomal protein S16 codes for MAVAIRLSRGGAKKRPYYRIVVADSRAARDGKYLEQIGTYNPMLPKDSGERVKLDEDRARHWLSVGATPSDRVHRFLDAAGILEREQRNNPKKGEPGEAAKERAEEKAAKVAEAEEAAKAAEEEAKTAAAAPAEEAPAEEAPAEDAAAADAPAEEAAADDAEAKAE; via the coding sequence ATGGCAGTTGCAATCCGGCTTTCGCGTGGTGGTGCCAAGAAGCGCCCCTACTACCGCATCGTCGTCGCCGATTCGCGCGCAGCGCGTGACGGCAAGTATCTCGAGCAGATCGGCACCTATAACCCGATGCTGCCCAAGGATTCGGGCGAGCGCGTGAAGCTCGACGAAGACCGCGCACGCCACTGGCTGAGCGTTGGCGCCACGCCGAGCGACCGCGTCCACCGTTTCCTCGACGCCGCGGGCATCCTCGAGCGCGAACAGCGCAACAACCCCAAGAAGGGTGAGCCGGGCGAAGCCGCCAAGGAACGCGCTGAAGAAAAGGCCGCCAAGGTCGCCGAAGCCGAAGAAGCCGCCAAGGCTGCCGAGGAAGAAGCCAAGACCGCTGCTGCAGCGCCTGCTGAAGAAGCCCCCGCTGAAGAAGCACCGGCCGAAGACGCCGCTGCCGCAGACGCTCCCGCCGAGGAAGCTGCGGCAGACGACGCCGAAGCCAAGGCCGAGTAA
- the ffh gene encoding signal recognition particle protein, producing the protein MFDNLSDRLGNVFDRLKGRGALSESDVREAMREIRIALLEADVALPVVRRFIDAVTEKAIGQDVLKSVTPGQQVVKIVDDELVDMLGGTEVEGLNFAAKPPVVIMMVGLQGSGKTTTTAKLGKLIRQKHGKKALMASLDVNRPAAQEQLKVLGEQVEVATLPIIEGQQPVDIARRAMESAKLQAADVLLLDTAGRLHVDEALMAEMKAIAGVSTPTEVLLVVDSLTGQDAVNVAQSFTGEVPLTGVVLTRMDGDARGGAALSMRYVTGKPIKFAGTGEKLDAIEAFDPRRVAGRILGMGDVVSLVEKAAESIKQDEAEALAKKMAQGQFDLDDLRMQLKQMQNMGGLGMLAGMLPGMKKAKAAMAASNMDDRVLLHMDAIIGSMTPKERTKPALLNAKRKKRVAAGSGTDVQTVNKVLKMHQEMGRAMKQIKKMGGMKGLGALFGGGGMGAAMPGLGGPGSGAGGLPGMGGGKGPGVDPSTLPPDLQNLLKKK; encoded by the coding sequence ATGTTCGACAATCTGTCCGACCGCCTCGGTAATGTCTTCGACCGCCTGAAGGGGCGCGGCGCGCTGAGCGAAAGCGACGTGCGCGAGGCGATGCGCGAAATCCGCATCGCGCTGCTCGAAGCCGATGTCGCGCTGCCGGTCGTGCGCCGCTTCATCGATGCGGTCACCGAAAAGGCGATCGGCCAGGACGTCCTCAAATCGGTCACTCCGGGCCAGCAGGTCGTCAAGATCGTCGATGACGAGCTGGTCGACATGCTCGGCGGGACCGAGGTCGAGGGGCTCAATTTCGCCGCCAAGCCGCCGGTCGTGATCATGATGGTCGGCCTGCAGGGTTCGGGCAAGACCACCACCACCGCCAAGCTCGGCAAGCTGATCCGCCAGAAGCACGGCAAGAAGGCGCTGATGGCGTCGCTCGACGTCAACCGCCCGGCCGCGCAGGAACAGCTCAAGGTGCTCGGCGAACAGGTCGAGGTCGCCACGCTGCCGATCATCGAAGGCCAGCAGCCGGTCGATATCGCGCGCCGCGCGATGGAAAGCGCCAAGCTGCAGGCCGCCGACGTGCTGCTGCTCGATACCGCGGGCCGCCTGCATGTCGATGAAGCGCTGATGGCCGAGATGAAAGCCATCGCCGGTGTCTCGACGCCGACCGAAGTGCTGCTGGTGGTCGACAGCCTGACCGGCCAGGACGCGGTCAATGTCGCGCAGAGCTTTACCGGCGAAGTGCCGCTGACCGGTGTCGTGCTGACCCGCATGGACGGCGATGCGCGCGGCGGTGCGGCGCTGTCGATGCGCTATGTCACCGGCAAGCCGATCAAGTTCGCCGGCACGGGCGAAAAGCTTGACGCGATCGAAGCGTTCGATCCCCGGCGCGTGGCGGGCCGCATCCTCGGCATGGGCGATGTCGTGTCGCTGGTCGAGAAGGCCGCCGAGAGCATCAAGCAGGACGAGGCCGAAGCGCTCGCCAAGAAGATGGCGCAGGGCCAGTTCGACCTCGACGACCTGCGCATGCAATTGAAGCAGATGCAGAACATGGGCGGGCTGGGCATGCTCGCCGGAATGCTGCCGGGCATGAAGAAGGCCAAGGCGGCGATGGCGGCGTCGAACATGGACGACCGGGTGCTGCTGCATATGGACGCGATCATCGGGTCGATGACGCCCAAGGAACGCACCAAGCCGGCGCTGCTCAACGCCAAGCGCAAGAAGCGCGTGGCGGCGGGTTCGGGCACCGACGTGCAGACCGTCAACAAGGTGCTCAAGATGCACCAGGAGATGGGCCGCGCCATGAAGCAGATCAAGAAAATGGGCGGTATGAAGGGCCTTGGCGCGCTGTTCGGCGGAGGCGGCATGGGTGCCGCCATGCCGGGCCTCGGCGGGCCGGGAAGCGGCGCTGGCGGCCTGCCCGGAATGGGCGGCGGCAAGGGCCCCGGCGTGGATCCGTCCACGCTTCCCCCCGACCTCCAGAACCTGCTCAAGAAGAAATAA
- a CDS encoding TIGR02300 family protein codes for MVKPEWGTKRTCPNCGTRFYDLNKDDPVACIECGEEWSPEPVLKSKQPILAEEESKKKKDAEPDSDLSGDDDDDDLDLDIDEDNDSPDNEVDLGGDDDLGVETKAKGDDDDADES; via the coding sequence ATGGTCAAACCGGAATGGGGCACCAAGCGGACCTGCCCGAACTGTGGCACCCGCTTCTACGATCTTAACAAGGACGATCCCGTCGCCTGCATCGAATGCGGCGAAGAATGGTCGCCCGAACCCGTGCTGAAGTCGAAGCAGCCGATTCTTGCCGAGGAAGAAAGCAAGAAGAAGAAGGACGCCGAGCCGGATAGCGATCTGAGCGGCGATGACGATGACGACGATCTCGATCTCGACATCGATGAAGATAACGATTCGCCCGACAATGAAGTCGATCTTGGCGGCGACGACGACCTGGGTGTCGAAACCAAGGCCAAGGGTGACGACGACGACGCCGACGAGAGCTGA
- the aroA gene encoding 3-phosphoshikimate 1-carboxyvinyltransferase: MNRRYGNPRLTAHRFTPAGPLTGRIRVPGDKSISHRALMFGALAVGRSRISGLLEGEDVLATAAALRAMGAQIERDGDEWVVDGVGVGGLLQPDAALEMGNSGTSTRLLLGLVASHAITAAFTGDASLSKRPMGRVIDPLSLMGASFTPSPGGTLPLMMEGIEPAVPIEYRLPVASAQVKSAVLLAGLNTPGITTVIEPVPTRDHTERMLRGFGAELSVEEADGARIIRIHGPADLHPCDIEVPGDPSSAAFFAVAASIVPGSDLVIANVGLNPTRNGIFKVLEQMGARIDYQDARKVGGEPAADLRVRHAPLAGVTVDPAIAPRMIDEFPVLFVAAALAEGTTVTSGLEELRVKESDRLSAMAQALRAAGVTLEETDDGLIIEGTGGAPLAGGGPVTTHLDHRIAMSMAIAGLASREGVGLDTVDPIATSFPGFVGLLADAAA; this comes from the coding sequence ATGAACCGCCGATACGGAAACCCCCGCTTGACCGCCCACCGCTTCACGCCCGCAGGACCGCTGACCGGACGCATTCGTGTGCCCGGCGACAAATCGATCAGTCACCGCGCGCTGATGTTCGGCGCACTGGCGGTCGGCCGCAGCCGCATTTCGGGCCTGCTCGAAGGCGAAGACGTGCTCGCCACCGCCGCCGCGCTGCGCGCGATGGGCGCACAGATCGAACGCGATGGCGATGAATGGGTGGTCGACGGTGTCGGTGTGGGCGGGCTGCTGCAACCGGACGCAGCACTCGAAATGGGCAATTCGGGCACCTCCACCCGCCTGCTGCTGGGCCTGGTCGCAAGCCACGCGATCACTGCTGCCTTTACCGGCGATGCCAGCCTGTCCAAGCGCCCGATGGGCCGGGTCATCGACCCGCTATCGCTGATGGGGGCCAGCTTCACCCCCTCGCCCGGTGGCACGCTGCCGCTGATGATGGAGGGCATCGAGCCCGCGGTGCCGATCGAATACCGCCTGCCTGTCGCCAGCGCTCAGGTGAAGAGCGCAGTGCTGCTGGCAGGCCTCAACACGCCGGGGATCACCACCGTGATCGAGCCGGTGCCGACGCGCGACCATACCGAGCGCATGCTGCGCGGCTTTGGCGCCGAACTCAGCGTCGAAGAGGCCGATGGCGCGCGGATCATCCGTATCCACGGCCCCGCCGACCTGCACCCCTGCGATATCGAGGTGCCGGGCGATCCGTCCTCGGCGGCGTTCTTCGCGGTTGCGGCCAGCATCGTGCCGGGCAGCGACCTGGTAATCGCGAACGTCGGCCTCAATCCGACCCGCAACGGCATTTTCAAAGTGCTCGAGCAGATGGGCGCGCGGATCGATTACCAGGACGCGCGCAAAGTCGGCGGCGAACCCGCGGCCGACCTGCGCGTGCGCCATGCGCCGCTGGCCGGTGTGACGGTCGACCCCGCGATCGCCCCGCGCATGATCGACGAGTTTCCCGTGCTGTTCGTCGCTGCTGCCCTGGCCGAAGGCACCACCGTTACCAGCGGCCTCGAGGAATTGCGCGTCAAGGAGAGCGACCGCCTGTCCGCCATGGCGCAGGCACTGCGCGCGGCGGGCGTCACGCTGGAGGAAACCGACGACGGCCTGATCATCGAAGGCACTGGCGGCGCACCGCTGGCGGGCGGCGGACCGGTCACCACCCATCTCGATCACCGCATTGCGATGAGCATGGCGATTGCCGGCCTTGCCAGCCGCGAGGGCGTGGGGCTCGATACGGTCGACCCCATCGCGACCAGCTTCCCCGGCTTCGTCGGCCTGTTGGCGGACGCGGCGGCATGA
- a CDS encoding CBU_0592 family membrane protein: MTELDWAAWVGFVGTACVIGAYAYLTSTDKPNPFILHGTNLAGAALLTVSLVFHTNWPSLVLEGFWAAIAVWGLAKAVRGRKQAR, encoded by the coding sequence ATGACCGAACTCGACTGGGCAGCCTGGGTCGGTTTTGTCGGCACCGCCTGCGTCATCGGCGCGTATGCCTATCTCACCTCCACCGACAAGCCGAACCCCTTCATCCTGCATGGCACCAATCTGGCGGGCGCCGCCCTGCTGACCGTCTCGCTGGTGTTTCACACCAATTGGCCGAGCCTCGTGCTCGAAGGATTCTGGGCAGCGATTGCGGTGTGGGGCTTGGCCAAGGCGGTCCGCGGGCGCAAACAGGCACGATGA
- a CDS encoding (d)CMP kinase has product MIIAVDGPTASGKGTIAQALAEHFGLPHLDTGLLYRAVGRQVFLDGGDPDNGGDALAGCAFPDELLLDPHLRNEETGGLASRVSVHPAVRQALYDRQRRFATQDGGAVLDGRDIGTVIAPEADAKLFIIASVEARAQRRFLEMRERGVHVTKLEIADDLRRRDERDRNRAVAPLSPAPDALVIDTSPLSREQSIEAAIEAVMEATS; this is encoded by the coding sequence ATGATTATCGCCGTCGACGGACCGACTGCCTCGGGCAAGGGCACCATTGCGCAAGCGCTGGCCGAACATTTCGGCCTGCCGCATCTCGATACTGGGCTGCTCTATCGCGCGGTCGGGCGGCAGGTGTTCCTCGACGGCGGTGACCCCGATAATGGCGGGGACGCGCTCGCGGGCTGCGCCTTTCCCGACGAGCTGCTGCTCGATCCGCATCTGCGCAACGAGGAAACCGGCGGGTTGGCGAGCCGGGTATCGGTGCATCCTGCGGTGCGTCAGGCGCTGTATGACCGCCAGCGCCGCTTCGCCACGCAGGATGGCGGCGCCGTGCTCGACGGACGCGATATCGGCACCGTCATCGCGCCCGAGGCCGATGCCAAGCTGTTCATCATCGCCAGCGTCGAGGCGCGCGCGCAGCGCCGCTTCCTCGAAATGCGCGAGCGCGGCGTGCATGTCACCAAGCTCGAGATCGCCGACGACCTGCGCCGCCGCGACGAACGCGACCGCAATCGCGCGGTCGCCCCGCTGTCCCCCGCCCCCGATGCGCTGGTCATCGACACCAGCCCGCTGAGCCGCGAGCAATCGATCGAGGCGGCAATCGAAGCGGTCATGGAAGCCACTTCCTAA
- a CDS encoding bifunctional helix-turn-helix transcriptional regulator/GNAT family N-acetyltransferase codes for MVDVVAQMGPAFLGSRLKRLGERMQAGAASVLTDAGVPLQPGHMAAIAALRSGRKTVGQLAQTSGTSQPGMTRTIGQLKKLGLAADEPCSDQRSRMIALTPDGERMAGKIATEVWPRVGSAAQEILDRIGGDFLRDLGIIEDALAEASIAQRAARAVPNALTIREYSPALAGTFHDINREWIDAMFTLEETDREILENPQHHIIDAGGDILFVEAAGLGIVGTCALQKTGPAAFELTKMGVRESARGLKAGEFLLGKVIERARELGADTLYLLTNSACAPAIHLYEKLGFGHDSGIMERYAARYARCDVAMLYTGD; via the coding sequence ATGGTCGATGTCGTCGCCCAAATGGGGCCCGCTTTCCTGGGCAGCCGGCTGAAACGGCTGGGTGAACGGATGCAGGCGGGTGCGGCCAGTGTGCTCACCGATGCGGGCGTCCCGCTGCAACCCGGCCACATGGCGGCGATTGCAGCGCTTCGCAGCGGGCGCAAGACCGTCGGCCAGTTGGCCCAGACTAGCGGCACCAGCCAGCCCGGCATGACCCGCACGATAGGCCAGCTGAAAAAACTGGGCCTCGCAGCAGACGAGCCATGCAGCGACCAGCGCAGCAGGATGATCGCCCTTACCCCGGATGGCGAGCGCATGGCGGGAAAGATCGCAACCGAAGTCTGGCCCCGGGTCGGGTCGGCAGCGCAGGAAATCCTCGACCGAATTGGCGGCGACTTCCTGCGCGACCTGGGAATCATCGAAGACGCACTCGCCGAGGCTTCGATCGCGCAGCGCGCGGCGCGCGCGGTGCCGAATGCCCTCACCATCCGCGAATATTCGCCTGCGCTCGCGGGCACGTTCCACGACATCAATCGCGAATGGATCGATGCGATGTTCACGCTTGAGGAAACCGATCGCGAGATCCTCGAAAATCCGCAGCACCACATCATCGACGCGGGCGGCGACATCCTCTTCGTCGAGGCCGCGGGGCTCGGCATCGTGGGCACCTGCGCGCTGCAGAAGACCGGTCCCGCCGCCTTTGAGCTGACCAAGATGGGCGTGCGCGAAAGCGCGCGCGGGCTGAAAGCTGGCGAATTCCTGCTCGGCAAGGTGATAGAACGCGCGCGCGAACTGGGCGCCGACACACTCTACCTGCTCACGAACAGCGCCTGCGCGCCCGCCATCCATCTATACGAAAAGCTCGGCTTCGGACATGATAGCGGGATCATGGAGAGATATGCCGCGCGTTACGCGCGGTGCGATGTGGCGATGCTCTATACGGGCGATTGA
- the rpsA gene encoding 30S ribosomal protein S1 — translation MATSANPTRDDFAAMLDEQLGGADDGGFEGRVVKGTVTAIENGMAHIDVGLKSEGRVDLKEFQRSETETAPGVGDEVEVYVDRVENAEGEAMLSRDRARREAAWDKLENEFGEGKRVEGRIFGRVKGGFTVDLDGAVAFLPGSQVDIRPVRDVTPLMDMAQPFQILKMDRRRGNIVVSRRAVLEETRAEQRSELIDKLAEGQVIDGVVKNITDYGAFVDLGGIDGLLHVTDMSYKRVNHPSEMIEIGATVTVQIIRINEETQRISLGMKQLESDPWDGVAAKYPVGMKMTGTVTNITEYGAFVEIEPGIEGLVHVSEMSWTKKNVHPGKIVSTSQEVEVMVLEVDSEKRRISLGLKQAQRNPWEEFAEKHPVGSKVAGEVKNATEFGLFIGLDGDVDGMVHMSDIAWGISGEDALALHRKGEEVEAVVLDVDTDKERISLGMKQLEKGAPTEAGAAGSVRKGETVTVTVLEVRDGGLEVQVGEDGATGFIKRSDLGRDRDEQRPDRFQVGGKVDAMVTGFDRSKKPNFSIKARQIAEEKEAVQQFGSSDSGASLGDILGEALKKKED, via the coding sequence ATGGCAACTTCAGCCAATCCCACCCGCGACGATTTCGCGGCCATGCTCGACGAGCAGCTCGGTGGCGCCGATGACGGCGGCTTCGAGGGTCGCGTTGTCAAGGGCACCGTCACTGCCATCGAAAACGGCATGGCGCACATCGATGTCGGCCTCAAAAGCGAAGGCCGCGTCGATCTCAAGGAATTCCAGCGCTCCGAAACCGAAACCGCGCCCGGCGTCGGCGATGAAGTCGAAGTCTATGTCGACCGCGTCGAAAACGCCGAAGGCGAAGCGATGCTCAGCCGCGACCGCGCCCGCCGCGAAGCCGCCTGGGACAAGCTCGAAAACGAGTTCGGTGAAGGCAAGCGCGTCGAAGGCCGCATTTTCGGCCGCGTCAAGGGCGGCTTCACCGTCGACCTCGACGGCGCCGTGGCCTTCCTCCCCGGCAGCCAGGTCGACATCCGCCCCGTGCGCGATGTCACCCCGCTGATGGACATGGCTCAGCCCTTCCAGATCCTCAAGATGGATCGCCGCCGCGGCAATATCGTCGTGTCGCGCCGTGCCGTGCTTGAAGAAACCCGCGCCGAACAGCGCAGCGAGCTGATCGACAAGCTGGCCGAAGGCCAAGTGATCGACGGCGTGGTCAAGAACATCACCGATTACGGCGCCTTCGTCGACCTCGGCGGTATCGACGGCCTGCTGCACGTCACCGACATGAGCTACAAGCGGGTCAACCACCCCAGCGAAATGATCGAAATCGGCGCCACCGTGACCGTCCAGATCATCCGCATCAACGAAGAAACCCAGCGCATCAGCCTCGGCATGAAGCAGCTGGAAAGCGATCCGTGGGATGGCGTTGCCGCGAAGTACCCGGTCGGCATGAAGATGACCGGTACCGTGACCAACATCACCGAATACGGCGCCTTCGTCGAAATCGAGCCGGGCATCGAAGGCCTGGTCCACGTTTCGGAAATGAGCTGGACCAAGAAGAACGTCCACCCGGGCAAGATCGTCTCGACCTCGCAGGAAGTCGAAGTCATGGTCCTCGAGGTCGACAGCGAAAAGCGTCGCATCAGCCTCGGCCTCAAGCAGGCCCAGCGCAATCCGTGGGAAGAGTTCGCCGAGAAGCATCCGGTTGGCTCGAAGGTCGCTGGCGAAGTCAAGAACGCCACCGAATTCGGCCTGTTCATCGGTCTCGATGGCGACGTCGACGGCATGGTCCACATGTCGGACATCGCCTGGGGCATCTCGGGTGAAGACGCACTCGCCCTGCACCGCAAGGGTGAAGAAGTCGAAGCCGTCGTTCTGGATGTCGACACCGACAAGGAGCGCATCAGCCTCGGCATGAAGCAGCTCGAAAAGGGTGCGCCGACCGAAGCCGGTGCCGCCGGTTCGGTCCGCAAGGGCGAAACCGTCACCGTCACCGTTCTCGAAGTCCGCGATGGCGGCCTCGAAGTGCAGGTTGGCGAAGACGGCGCGACCGGCTTCATCAAGCGCAGCGACCTCGGCCGCGACCGCGACGAACAGCGCCCCGACCGCTTCCAGGTCGGTGGCAAGGTCGACGCAATGGTCACCGGTTTCGACCGTTCGAAGAAGCCCAACTTCTCGATCAAGGCGCGTCAGATCGCCGAAGAGAAGGAAGCGGTGCAGCAGTTCGGTTCGTCCGACTCGGGTGCCTCGCTCGGCGACATCCTCGGCGAAGCGCTGAAGAAGAAGGAAGACTGA
- the gloB gene encoding hydroxyacylglutathione hydrolase: protein MLDVHQFPCLSDNYGFLLHDPTSGETAAIDTPDGAEYLKQADAKGWRITQIWNTHWHPDHAGGNKAIVEATGATVIAPREVERLTPIDRVVGNGDSVTLGDWQARVIDVSGHTNGHIAYHLAEADMAFVGDSVFALGCGRMFEGEPEQFWNSLDRIRQLPDNTLLFCAHEYTAANAKFALHADPDNAELALYAARIEEKRARGEPTVPTLLSRELATNPFLRADDADLRDRWGGSSPADTFAALRAAKDSF from the coding sequence ATGCTAGACGTCCACCAGTTCCCCTGCCTGTCCGACAATTACGGTTTCCTGCTCCACGATCCCACCAGCGGCGAAACCGCGGCGATCGACACGCCCGATGGTGCCGAATATCTCAAGCAGGCCGATGCCAAGGGCTGGCGCATCACGCAGATCTGGAACACGCATTGGCACCCAGACCATGCGGGCGGGAACAAGGCCATCGTCGAAGCCACCGGCGCCACCGTGATCGCACCGCGCGAAGTCGAACGGCTCACGCCCATCGACCGCGTGGTCGGCAATGGCGACAGCGTCACGCTGGGCGACTGGCAGGCGCGCGTGATCGATGTCTCGGGCCACACCAATGGGCACATCGCCTATCATCTTGCCGAAGCGGACATGGCCTTCGTCGGCGACAGCGTCTTCGCACTGGGCTGCGGGCGGATGTTCGAAGGCGAGCCCGAGCAGTTCTGGAACAGCCTCGACCGGATCCGCCAGCTGCCCGACAACACGCTGCTCTTTTGCGCGCATGAATATACCGCGGCGAATGCCAAGTTCGCGCTCCATGCCGATCCCGACAATGCCGAGCTCGCGCTCTACGCCGCGCGGATCGAGGAGAAGCGCGCCAGGGGCGAGCCAACCGTCCCGACGCTGCTGTCGCGCGAACTGGCGACCAACCCCTTCCTGCGCGCCGATGATGCAGATCTGCGCGACCGCTGGGGCGGATCGAGCCCGGCGGACACTTTCGCCGCATTGCGCGCCGCCAAGGACAGTTTCTAA
- a CDS encoding NADPH:quinone oxidoreductase family protein — MKAVLVRELSPDLSGVELAEIAQPAGEVLVRVRAASLNYPDLLMTQGTYQFKPEPPFVSGLEMAGEVVEAPADSGFVPGDRVRGGAKTGAFAEYVALPAAALRKVPEAMDFAHAAAMGAAYHTAYVALVEIGGLEAGQTVLVHGASGGVGLAACDLARAMGAKVIAATHREDKLERLRAVAQPDAAILNTGRFREQVGELTGGRLCDLVFDPVGGDVFDESTRCVTFGGKLLVVGFVAGRIPEIAVNIPLIKGFSVVGVRAGEYARRFPERGARIAQAIDQLASEGRITPYVERILPLAAWREAFEAMARGEIIGKLVLEP; from the coding sequence ATGAAGGCCGTTCTCGTCCGCGAACTGTCGCCCGACCTGTCGGGGGTCGAGCTGGCCGAGATTGCCCAGCCTGCCGGCGAAGTGCTGGTCCGCGTGCGTGCGGCCTCGCTCAACTATCCTGACCTGCTGATGACGCAGGGCACCTACCAGTTCAAACCCGAACCGCCCTTCGTTTCCGGCCTCGAGATGGCCGGCGAGGTCGTCGAAGCTCCTGCCGATAGCGGCTTCGTCCCGGGCGACCGGGTCCGCGGCGGGGCCAAGACCGGCGCCTTTGCCGAATATGTCGCGCTGCCCGCTGCCGCGCTGCGCAAGGTCCCCGAGGCGATGGACTTCGCGCACGCTGCCGCGATGGGCGCGGCTTATCACACCGCCTATGTCGCGCTGGTGGAGATCGGCGGGCTGGAGGCCGGACAGACGGTGCTGGTGCATGGCGCCAGCGGCGGGGTGGGTCTTGCCGCCTGCGACCTGGCGCGCGCGATGGGCGCGAAAGTCATCGCCGCCACGCACCGCGAGGACAAGCTGGAGCGTTTGCGCGCCGTCGCCCAGCCCGATGCGGCCATTCTCAACACCGGCCGCTTCCGCGAACAGGTCGGCGAATTGACCGGCGGGCGGCTGTGCGACCTGGTCTTCGATCCGGTCGGCGGCGATGTGTTCGACGAGAGCACCCGCTGTGTCACTTTCGGCGGCAAACTGCTGGTAGTCGGGTTCGTCGCCGGGCGCATCCCCGAAATCGCGGTCAACATCCCGCTGATCAAGGGGTTTTCGGTCGTGGGTGTCCGCGCGGGTGAATATGCCCGGCGCTTCCCCGAGCGCGGCGCACGCATTGCCCAGGCGATCGACCAGCTCGCCAGCGAGGGGCGGATCACGCCCTATGTCGAGCGCATCCTGCCCCTCGCCGCGTGGCGCGAGGCTTTCGAAGCGATGGCGCGCGGCGAAATCATCGGCAAGCTCGTCCTCGAACCGTAA